A segment of the Streptomyces sp. NBC_01235 genome:
TGGCCGAGGCCACCGCGGAGCCGATCCGACGCGTCGAGGAACTGCCGCCACTGAAGATCTGGAAGTCCCCCGGAGCAACCACGGTCGTGGACTTCGGGCAGAACCTTGCCGGTTGGGTCCGACTCCGCCTGGACGGCCCCCGCGGAACCTCGGTCTCCGTGCGGCACGCCGAAGTGCTCGCCGGCGGCGTGCCGGACTACACGACGCTGCGCACGGCCGAGGCGACCGACCAGTACGTTCTTGCTGGCAACGGCCCCGAGGAGTTCGAACCGCGGTTCAGCTACCACGGCTTCCGATACGCCGAGATCGGCGGGCTTCCCGGTGACCTGCTGCCGGATGACGTACGGGCCGTCGTCGTGCACAGCGACATGACCCGCACGGGATGGTTCGAGACGTCGAACGACCTGCTCAACCGGCTGCACGAGAACGTCGTCTGGTCGATGCGCGGCAACTTCGTCGGCATCCCCACCGACTGTCCGCAGCGCGACGAGCGACTCGGCTGGACGGGCGACATCAACGCTTTCGCCCCGACGGCGACGTACCTGTACGACGTGCGTGGGGTGCTGATGTCGTGGCTCGACGACCTCGCACTTGAGCAGAAGGACTTCGGCTTTGTCCCGTACGTCGTACCCGATGTGCAGCCGGGCCACGACACGCCGACGGCCCTGTGGAGCGACGTAGCGGTGCGGCTGCCCTGGCAGCTGTACTGGGAGTACGACGACGAAGAGATTCTCCGCCGCTGCTACGAATCGATGGCGTCGTTCGCGCGCAGCGTGGTGCCACTGCTCGATCCGACGGGCGTGTGGAACTCCGGCTTCCAGTTCGGGGACTGGCTCGACCCGTCCGCCCCCATGCACCAACCCGGCCAGGCCAAGGCCGACCGCCATCTCGTCGCCACGGCCTTCTTCCACCAGACCGCACGTGAAATGGCACGTGCTGCGGACGTGTTGGACCGTGCGGACGACGCCGCGTACTTCACGGAGGTCGCGGATCGGGTCCGAGCGGGGTTCCGTGCCGAGTACGTGAGCTCCAGCGGCCGTATCACCGGCGAATGCGCGACGGCATACGCTCTGGCCATCAGGTTCGGCCTGCTCGACGAGGACCAACTCCCCCGTGCCGGCGCGCGCCTGGCCGACATCGTGCGGCGCGACGCCTACCGCATCTCCACGGGCTTCGCGGGCACGCCGCACCTAGCGCACGCCTTGACGACGACCGGGCACACGGACGACGCCTATCGCCTGCTGCTGCAGACACAGGCGCCCTCGTTCCTCGATCCAGTCGTCCGCGGAGCCACCACCATCTGGGAGCGGTGGGACGCCATCCTGCCCGACGGCACGGTGAACCCGTCCGGAATGACGTCCCTCAACCACTACGCGCTCGGCTCCGTCGCGAACTGGATGCACACCGTCATCGGAGGTGTACGGGCGACAAGCCCGGGCTACCGGACGATGCGGATCGCACCACGGCCCGGCGGCGGCCTGACCCATGCCCGGACCGCGCACGACACCGTCCACGGGCGAGTGAGCCTCGAGTGGGAACACGAGCACGACGCCATGACCGTCCGTGTCACGATCCCGGACGGCGCCACCGCCGTAGTGGCGCTGCCCGAGCATCCGGACCGGGCGGAGCACGCCGTGGGTGCCGGCCAGCACACATGGACGTACGCGCTCACTGCGACACCCGACTTGCTCACTCTCGACAGCCCGGTGGAGCGCCTCGCCGCGCACGACGCGGTCCTCGCGTCGGTGTCCGGCATCCTCCGGGATCACCTGCCTCCCCACCTGGACGTGGAGCAACTGCTCCGCCGGTCCATGGCCCTGCCGTTGTCCGTGCTCCTGAACGAGCTCCCCGGGGTGACCGACCACATGCGCCGCGAACTGAGGGCGGCCATCGAGTGCAACAACAACTCTTCCGAAAGGCCTCTGTTTCCATGACGTATTCCGTGCAGCTCTACTCCGTTCGCAACGCGCTGGCAGACGACTTCGACGGGGCGATCCGGCGACTCGCCGAGATCGGCTACCGCCGGGTCGAACCCTGCGCCTTCGAGACCCGCACCGAGGAACTCGCCGCGGCGTTCGCGGAGCACGACATCACGGCTCCGACGGGCCACACCCTCCTGATCCCCATTGGCGCCCCTGCGGACATCGCCGCCGACATCCCCGCCGAAACCCCGCCCGACCAGGACGAGATCTTCGCCGCCGCTCAGCGACTCGGCATCGGCACCGTGGTCCACCCCCTCGTCCCGGCCCAGCGCTGGCAGGACATCGAGGCGATCCGCGACACCGCGGCCCACCTGAACGCCGCGGCGAAGAAGGGCGCGGACTACGGAGTTCGCGTGGGGTACCACAACCACGACTGGGAGATCTCATCGAAGATCAAGGGCGCCACCGCCCTGGAGGTCCTGGCGGACCTGCTCGACCCCGGACTCGTCCTCGAGGTCGACACCTACTGGGCCGCCGTGGGCGGCGAAGACCCCGCCAGGCTCCTGGAACGCCTCGGCGAACGCGTGGTCGCCATCCACATCAAGGATGGTCCGGCCACGAAGGACACGGCCGCGCAACTCCCCGCAGGGAAAGGCGAGATCGACGTGTGGGGGATCATGGAAGCGGCGAAGCACCTCGAGGTGGGCATCGTCGAGTTCGACGACTACGCCGGGGATATCTTCGAAGGCGTCGCCTCCTCGCTGCGCTACCTCGAGGCCGGCCCTGGCGCCGCCCGCACCGAGGGCGGTGCCCGATGAGCCGTGGGCCGGTCGGGGTCGCCGTCATCGGCGCCGGCGTGATCAGCAAGGAGTACCTGGGCAACCTCACGACGTTCCCGGACCTGAAGGTCCACGCCGTAACCGATCTTCTCCCTGAAGCCGCGAAGGTCCGCGCGCGGGAGTACGGCATCCCTGAGCACGGCGCTCCTGAGCTCGCCCTGGACCACCCGGACGTGGAGATCATCGTCAACCTCACGACACCGGCAGCCCACGTCGAGATCGCGACCGCGGCGGTGCGGGCGGGCAAGCACGTGTGGAGCGAGAAGCCCTTCTCGCTGGACCGTGAGAGCGGGCTCCGGCTGCTGAAGGAGGCTGACGACGCCGGCCTGCGACTCGGGTGCGCGCCGGACACGTTCCTCGGAGCCGGTCTGCAGACGGCCCACCGGATCATCGAGCGCGGCGACATCGGGGTCCCGCTCACGGCCCAGACCATCTTCCAGACCCCGGGACCGGAGTCGTGGCACCCCAGCCCGGCATTCCTGTTCCAGCGTGGCGCGGGGCCGCTGTTCGACATGGGCCCGTACTACCTCACCGCACTGGTGCAGACCTTCGGCAGCGTCCGCCGGGTCTCGGCGGTCGGCTCCATGGCCAAGGCCACCCGCATCATCGGCTCGGGCCCGCGAGCGGGCGAGGAGTTCGAGGTCGAGGTGCCCACGCACGTGAGCGCCCTGATCCAGTTCGCGTCCGGTGGCTCCGCGAGCAGTACCTTCAGCTTTGAGTCCCCGCACATCCGGATGGGGTTCGTCGAGATCACCGGCACCGAGGCGACGCTCTCGCTGCCCGACCCGAACACCTTCGACGGCGAGCTGAAGATCTGGGGTATTGGCGACAGCGAGTGGACCAGTGTCGAGACCACCGGCCCGGCGGCTGGTCGCGGCCTGGGCGTGCTCGACATGGCACGCTCCCTGCGAGGCGGTGAACCGCATCGCGTCACTGGGCAGTTGGCCCACCATGTCCTGGACACGATGGTGTCCGTATCCGAGTCGATCGACACAGGCTCGTTCATCGACGTCGCAAGCTCGGCGCTGGCCTCGGGTCCGCTTCCGGAGGGCTGGTCGCCGAGTGAGGCAACTTTGTAGCCTCCGTCTGATCTTGTGCGAGGAACCCCTGGGCGTTCACGCCGGAGCCGCATGCCGGGTAGCGGCAGCGGCCGACACCGCTGCCGCTCACCTCCCCTGACCTGCCTGAAGCGGAGCATGGCGACGGCCCCGATCGGCGCCGCCAGCGTTCACCACCGCCGCTGATGAGCGAGACCCAGGCGATCTGCACTGGCTGAGCTGATGCCTCACTTCGTGCCCCATCTGCCCCACAAGGAGACAACCGACGATGAGCTCGACGAGCCAACCCTTGGCCGCGATACATGAGCGTATCCAGGCCGTGGTCGACGAAGGCATCTGGCCTGCGGCGCAGTTCGCCGTGGCCCGGCACAACGAGACCGTGGCGTTCGAGTCGTTCGGGGACGCCCGGGAATCCGACCGGTTCTGCCTGTTCTCAGCTACCAAGCCGATCGTGGCCTCCCTGGTGTGGCAGTTGATCGGGGAGGACCTGATCGGCCTGGAGACCCGGGTGGCCGAGGTATGGCCCGAATTCGGCGCGCACGGCAAGGACGTCGTCACCATCGAGCAAGTGCTGCTGCACACCTGCGGGTTCCCCAACGCCGCCATCGAGCGGGAGACCGCTGTCACGCGCGAGGGGCGATCCGCGCGCATGGCGGACTGGCGATTGGAGTGGGCGCCCGGCAGCCGCTATGAGTACCACCCCCTCGCGGCGCACTGGGTGCTGGCGGAAGTGGTCCAACGGGTGACCGGACAGGACTACCGGGAGGCGCTGCGCGCCCGCGTGCTCGACCCGCTGGGGTTGGAGCGTCTCGAACTGGGCGTGCCCAAGGAGCGGCAGGGGGACCTCAAGCCGGTCATCGCAACCGGCAAGCATCCGATCGCAACGCTCGAAGCGCTGTCCGGACGCCGCGTCGACGAAGCGGTCCTGAAAGCGAACGAGTCGGTGGTGCTGTCGCTCGCGAACGACCCGGAACTCATCGCGGTGGGTGCGCCTGGGGGCGGGGTCTTCTCGGACGCGGCGAGTGTGGCGCTCTTCTACCAAGAGCTCATCTGGAACTCGACGGAGCTGTGGCGGCCGGACGTGTTGGCGGACGCCACGGGCCGTATCCGTAATACCTTCCCTGACCCGGACCGGGTGGGTGCGAGCGCCAACCGAAGCATCGGCCTGGTCATCGCGGGGCCGGACGACGGCGCGGTGCTGCGGGTGCCGTCGCGCGATGCCGCGATACCGATGCGGCCGTTCGGTGGCTGCACATCCCCGCGGGGCTTCGGGCATGGCGGAGCCGGCGGGCAGTCCGCTTGGGCGGACCCGGAGACCGGCCTTTCGTTCTGCCTGCTCACCAGCGGGCTCAACCGTGACGTTCTGGCCGATTACGAACGGCACATCCTGATCGAGTCGTTGGTGTCGCGGTGGGCGTGACGCTTCCGCACCACCACTCCACCCCCACGAATGGACAGGTGACCACGTGATGCACCCCGCCCTGCACTGCAGCGTCAGCGAGAGCAAGATTTCCTGGAAGGAGCAGCGGTAACCGATGAAGCGCACTTCTTTCAACGACGGCTGGGAGTTCGGGCCGAAAGGCAACCAGTTCGCCGAACTCTCCGGCGGCACCACGCCGTACCGGCCGGTGCCGGTCCCGCACGACGCCATGCTCGGCCGACAGCGCACCGCCGACGGGAACAGCGCGGGCGCGTACTTTCCCGGCGGCGCGTACGAGTACCGCAAGACCTTCCACGTGCCGGCCGAGGACGAGGGCAAACGCATCCTCGTCGAGTTCGAGGGCGTCTACCGAGGCGCGATGGTCTACGTCAACGGCGCCTACGTGACCCAACGCCCCTACGGCTACTCGCAGTTCCGCGCCGACATCGGACCGCACCTGCGCTACGGCGCGACGAACGAGATCCGGGTCGAGGCCCGAACCCACCAGGACTCCCGCTGGTACACCGGCGCCGGCATCTACCGGGACACCTGGCTCCTGATCGGCGGTCCGGTACGGATCGCACCCGAAGGCGTCCGCGTCACGACGCTGGAGAGCGACCAGGAACGGGCCGTGGTGGAGGTCGCCGTCCGGATCGAGAACGACGAGCGCGTACTGCGCACCGTCCGACTCGGCATGGAGATCACGGACGCCGACGGCCGCGCCGTGGCCACCGGCACGGCGCCGGTCACCGCGGAACCGGGACAGCAGGCGATCGCCCGGCAACGGCTGTACGTCCGAGACCCCGCCCTGTGGAGCCCCGAGCAGCCCGCGCTCCACACCGCCACCATCACGCTGGACGACGACCGGGACACCACCGAGCACACCACCTTCGGTATCCGCACCCTGCGCCTCGACCCGACGCACGGCCTGCGCCTCAACGGAACTCCGGTGAAGCTGCGCGGCGCCTGCGTGCATCACGACAACGGCCCGCTCGGCGCGGCCACGTACGCCCGCGCCGAAGAGCGCCGCGTGGAACTGCTCAAGGACGCCGGCTTCAACGCCATCCGGATGTCCCATCACCCCATGAGCAGCGCGATGCTGACGGCCTGCGACCGGCTCGGCATGTTCGTCGTCGACGAGACCTTCGACATGTGGACGTCGGGGAAATCCGCCTTCGACTACAGCCTCCACTTCGCCGAGTGGTGGGAACGCGACCTGGAGGCAATGGTCGCCAAGGACTACAACCACCCCAGCGTCATCATGTACTCGATCGGCAACGAGATCCCCGAGACCGCCTCACCCGTCGGCCCCGTGTGGGGCCGTCGCCTTGCCGAGAAGACCCGTGCGCTCGACCCCACCCGCTATGTCACCAACAGCATCAACACCACCCTGGCCGTCATGGACGACCTGTCCGCCATGGACCAGAACGAGGACGCCCAGCAGGCGGACGAAGACGGCACGGGCATCAACACGTTCATGGCCGACGCGGCCGCTCACATGGACGCGATCAACACCTCCGAGCTGGTCACGCGCAAGACCGAGGAGTCCTTCGCGCTCCTCGACGTGGCCGGCATGAACTACGCAGAGGCCCGCTACGACCTCGACCGCAAGCTCTTCCCCAACCGCATCATCCTCGGCACCGAGACCCTCCCCACCCACATCGACCGCATCTGGCCCCTGGTGAAGGAACACGGCCATGTGATCGGCGACTTCACCTGGACCGGATGGGACTACCTCGGCGAGGTCGGCATCGGCCGCCCTCAGTACCGCACGGAGGGTGAGCCACCAGAGAGCTTCATGGCGGCCTACCCACACCTGACGGCCGACTGCGGCGACCTCGACATCACCGGCCACCGCCGACCCGCCTCCTACTACCGCGAGATCGTCTTCGGTCTGCGCACCGACCCGTACCTCGCGGTCCGCCGCCCGCAGCACCACGGAAAGACCTACGCAGGCACGCCCTGGGCGTGGAGCGACGCCATCTCCTCCTGGACCTGGCCGGGCTTCGAGGACGCACCCGTCACGGTCGAGGTCTACGGCACTGGAGACGAAGCCGAACTCTTCATCAGTGGCCGCTCGCAGGGTCGACGGCCGCTGGAATCCTTCCGTACCGAGTTCGACGTCCCTTACGAACCAGGTGAGTTGCTGGCCGTCACCTATACCGGTGGCGCGGAGACCGGCCGCCACGCGGTGCGGACCGCCGGAGCCCTGGACCGCCTGCGGGCGGAGAGTGATCGTGGCGTCATCACGGCCACCGGCGGCGACCTGGCTTTCGTCTCCCTCACCCTCACCGACGCGACCGGCACCTGCCACCCGGCCGCCGACCGCTCCGTCCGCCTCGAAGTCACCGGCGACGGAGTCCTGGCGGGCTTCGGCAGCGCCCGCCCCTCGACCGACGAACGCTTCGACATGCCGGACCACCACACGTACGAGGGCCGCGCGCTCGCGATCCTGCGTCCCACCGGGCCGGGCGAGATCTGTCTGGTCGCTTCGGCGCGGGACTGCGACCCCGTGAAGGTCACGGTCGCGGTGCAAGAGGGTCGTTGAGGGACATCCTGTGCTCTCCATCGCCGGTCGGCACCTTGTCCCGCCAGAGCAACTGCCTCGCGCGGTCTCGGTGTCGATGGCCGGGCGGTCCGGCCCTGTCCCTGTCCTGGTCGCCGGCCCTGCCGAAGAAGGCGCATGCACAGAAGTTCGGTTCACAGAAGTGCAGTTCACGGATGCGCAACTGTGCACTGCCGGCGCATTTCAAGCGCAGCGCCTACTCCCTAAGGTTGCGGCCGCCGCAGATCCGCCGTTCCGAGGCGTGCCGGATGACCTCAGGCACGGAGTCCGGCAATGTCCTTCCTGCTTCCGAGGAGAAGTCATGAGATCCGCCCTTGTGCGTGCACTGGCAGCAGCCGTCGTCGCGGTGCCCGCGATGGTCTCGCTCCCGGCAACGGCCGGGGCCGCGACGGCGCCGCCCTCCACATGCGAAGAGCTCACCGAACTGGCCATCCCCGCCGACGCCCTGGACCTCCCGACATCGGGAGGACGTGTCACCGAGACGAAGACCGTCCCCGCCACCGGAACGGGTTCCGGGGCCATCGGCGAGTACTGCCAGGTCGACGCGGAACTGTTCCCCGTCGACCCCGAAGCCCCGAACATCGAGATGCGCATCGCGCTCCCGGCCGAGTGGAACGGCAAGGCGATGATGTTCGGTGGCGGAGGCTACGACGGCGCCATTCCTTCGCTCACCGACAACGTCCCCTTCGGCGACGCCGACGAGGGTGTTCCCCTGGCCCGCGGATTCGCCGTCTTCGCCAGCGACTCGGGCCACCAGCTCGCCCCGAACGACTGGAACCACGCGGGCGCCTTCGCGATGAACGACGAGGCACTGCGCAACTTCGCCGCGGACGCGCTCAAGAAGACGCGCGACGCCGCGATGTTCCTCATCGACGAGCGCTACGGCAGCCAGCCCCGCCGCTCCTACTTCGCGGGTGCATCCAGCGGCGGCCGCGAGGCCCTGGCCGTGGCGCAGCGCTGGCCCCGTGACTTCGACGGAGTGATCTCCGGCGCTCCGGCCTGGAACGCCGCCACGCTCGACCTGTGGTTCGGTCACATGACGCAGATACTGCAGCGTCCCGGCGCCTTCCTGAGCCGCGAGAAACAACAGTTGATCTACGACCGGGTCATGCAGAGCTGCGACGGCGACGACGGGGTACGCGACGGCGTCATCTCCGACGAGGCCGGATGCGACTTCGACCCGAAGGTCCTGCGCTGCGCCGGCGGCAAGGATCGCGGCCCCACCTGCCTGTCCGACGCGCAGGTCAAGGCGGTCCGGGACCTGTCCTCACCCGTCAAGTGGGGCTACAAGCTGGCCAGCGGTGAACGCGGCTATCCCGGCACTCCCTTCTTGTCGGGGGCGGATCTGAGCACTCCGGGGCTCGGGATCGGCAGCAGAGCCCCGGCCCACCCCCTGGACTTCACGGCAGCCTTCGCCGCCCTGTTCTGGGACCAGTGGGCGAAGTACTTCATCACACGCGATCCCGACTTCGACGGACTGAAACTGGACCCTCTCACGCCCGGGAAGTGGAAGAAGCGCATCAGCGAACTGACCGCACTGCAGGACATCAACAACCCCGACCTCACCGAGTTCACCAAGGCCGGCGGCAAGCTCCTGCTCGTGCACGGGACGGCGGACCCGACCGTCAGCCATCGCTCAACTGCCCAGTATTACCAGCGGGTCCGCGCCACAATGGGGGCACGAGCCACCTCGAAGTTCCTGCGGATGTACGCCATCCCCGGCATGGGCCACGGAGGCCCCGCCGCGTTCACGGCCAGCTGGGACTCGCTGAGCGCCATACAGCGGTGGAGCGAGAAGGGAATCGCACCGCACGAGCCGGTCGTCACCGACATCAACCCGGCCGCCAACGGGCGTACCCGGCCGCTGTGCGAGTACCCGGAATGGCCCCGATACAACGGTCTTGGCGACCCCGACCGGGCAGAGAACTTCAGCTGCGTGCGCTCGTGAGCGACTCTCCCAGAGGCTTCACACCCCCGGGGCGGAGGTGGTGGACAGCACGTTGCCCATCTCCTGCATCGTCCGCCTGAGTTGCTTCACCATGGCGGCGACCGCGGGGCGTCGCAGGGTGTCCTCGCGGGCGACGAGCCAGTAGGCCATGTCGACCGTGACCTCGTCGGGCAGCAGCCTGACGAGGCCACGGTGCGGAGCGATCATGAAGGTGGGCAGCAGCCCGATGCCGCCGCCGGCACATGTGGCCTCGATGTGGGCGAAGACGTTGGTGGACGTCACCGCGTCACGCATCTCGGGGAGATAGCGGCGTCCCACGTCCAGGTCGTCGACCTGGAGCATGGACGAAATGAAGTAGATCAGGCGATGCTGGGCCAGATCGTCGAAGCCCGTCGGCATGCCGTGACGCGCCAGATACTCGGGGGTGGCGTACAGGCCGAGGACGTACCCGCCGAGCCGGAGCGCCCGGGCTCGCAGCACGCGTGGCTCGCCGACGACGATCTCGATGTCCAGGCCGGAGCGGTGCTGCGCAGCGCGCCGGGTCGCGGAGACGATCTCTACGCTGATTCCCGGGTGGTCCTGGTGCAGACGGGCCGCCGCAGGGGCGGCGACGAACGTGGTGAAGCCGTCGGGCGCCGACAGCCGGACAACGTCCTCGATCTCCGCCCCGACCTCGGAGCCGGACTCCAACTTCTGCAGCACACCGTCGACTTGCTCCGCTGCCGCCAGCGCACGGCGGCCGAGGTCGGTGAGTTCCCATCCGGAAGCCGCACGGACGAGCAGCTTGCCGCCGACCGCACGCTCCAGCGCGGCGATCCGCCGCGAGACGGTGACCTGGTTGACACGCAGGGACTCGGCAGCCCTGCTGAACCGGCCGCTGCGGGCGACCTCCAGAAGGACAAGGAGATCGTCGGCGCTCGGACGCGAGGTCTGCATCTGCACATTTTTGCAGGGCGGTACTGCGAATCAAGCCCTTCACTGCTCATTGACCTGACTTTCCTGTCGATCGAGACTCTGTCGCACGCCACCCGCCGACGCGATCCACCTCGCAAGACGTGTGTACGGGACGCGTGTTGTGCCTCCGCGGTCCCTGGACCTGGTGCGCCCGGTCCGGCTCCGTCCCGCATCGACCACGGACAGGAACTTCCATGCCCCATAACCCCGCTCCCGAAGGTTCCCGCGGCCCCGCGCTGCGACGCATCGTGTACGCGTCCATGGCCGGCACGGTCGTCGAGTGGTACGAGTTCTTCCTCTACGCCACGGCAGCGACGCTGGTCTTCGGGAAGCTGTTCTTCCCACCCGGCGACAGCGAACTGGAGGGCATCCTCGCGGCGTTCGTGACGTACGCCGTCGGCTTCGCCGCCCGTCCGCTGGGCGGGCTGGTCTTCGGCTACTTCGGCGACCGGTTCGGCCGCAAGTCGCTCCTGCAGGTCAGCCTCGTCCTGGTGGGCGTCGCAACGTTCGGAATGGGGTGCGTCCCGAGCTTCGACGCGATCGGCTACGCGGCCCCGGTGATCCTCGTCGTCCTGCGCTTCGTCCAGGGCTTCGCGGTGGGCGGCGAGTGGGGAGGGGCGGTGCTCCTGGTCGCCGAGCACAGCCCCGACGCGCGACGCGGCTTCTGGTCGAGCTGGCCGCAGGCGGCCGTCCCGGTCGGGAACATCCTCGCCACAGCCGTCCTGCTGCTCCTCACCTCGACTCTGTCCGACGAGACCTTTCTCGCCTGGGGTTGGCGCATCGCCTTCTGGCTCTCCGCGGTGATCGTCCTGATCGGCTACTACGTACGCACGCACGTCACGGACGCGCCGGTGTTCCAGGCGGCGCAGGCCGAAGCCGCCCAGCGGTCGGCCGAGCAGTACGGCGTGTTCGAGGCGGTGCGCAGGTATCCCCGTGCGGTGCTCATCGCGATGGGTCTCCGGTTTGCCGAGAACCTCATGTACTACCTGGTGGTCACCTTCTCGATCACCTATCTGTCCGTCGTCGTGGAGACCGGCACCGAGCGCATCCTGCGCCTGCTGCTCCTCGCCCATGCCCTGCACTTCGTGGCAGTCCCGCTGGCCGGCGCCCTCACGGACCGGATAGGCCGTCGTCCCGTCTACGCGGCCGGTGCCGTCCTCAGCAGCGGCTGGGGTTTCATCGCCTTCCCGATGATGGACACCGCCCACGACGGCATCATCCTCGCCGCGATCGCGATCGGCCTGCTCGTGCACGCGCTGATGTACGCGGGGCAGCCCGCGCTGATGGCAGAGATGTTCCCCACCCGTATCCGCTACTCCGGGATCTCCCTCGGCTACCAGGTCACCTCGATCGCCGCCGGCTCGCTCGCGCCGATTGTTGCGGTCGCGCTCCTGGAGCGCTTCGACAGCTCAACCCCGATCGCCCTCTATCTCGCTGGGGCCTCGGTCGTCACCCTCGTCGCGGTTGCCTGCGCCAGGGAGACACGCGGCATCTCCCTGGCGGCCCTCGATCGTTCTGCCGACTCCCACCAGCGCAAGGAAGCCCGCATATGAATTCCGCTACCTTCCAGCACACTTGGGACTCGGCCGTGCGTCGGCACACCGACTCTCCCTTCCTCGTCTTCCGTGCGGAATCGGGAGAGGCGTCCGAATGGACGTACGGGGAGTTCGACGCCGTAGTGGCCCGTACGGCCGGTGGCTTGCGGGCCGCCGGGGTCAGCCCCGGCTCGGCGGTGCACGTCGCCCTGCGCAACTGCCCCGCCTTCGTGGCGCTTTGGCTGGCAGCGTCCCGTCTGGGCGCCTGTCTGGTGCCGGTCGATCCGGCCTCCTCCCCGCGCGACATCGCCCGGCAGGTGCGCCGGGTGCGGCCGGCGGTCGGAGTGTGTGCGTCCGCCCGCGAAGCCGTTTACCACGAGGGCGTGAGCACCAGGGTCCCGGCAGTTCTGGCGCTGGCGGAGGACGCCCGCGACGTGAACGGCGCGGAGACCCCCCTGTTCTGCACGGAGCGCGTGGAGAAGGGCGAGCGGGTGCAGCCCGATGACCGCCTCGCGGTCATGTTCACCTCCGGCACCACCTCGGAACCCAAGGGCGTGGTCCTCACCCAGGCCAACTACGCCCACGTTGCCACAGTGATGGCGAAGGTGGCACGGCTGCGACCGCACCACCGCTGGCACGTCGCCCTGCCCCTGTTCCATGCCAACGCCCAGTACTACTGCTTCGCACCGGCTATCGCCGTCGGCGCGAGCGTCGCACTGAGCTCTGCCTTCAGCGCCTCCGGATGGGTACCGCACGCCCGCGAGCTGGGGGTCACCCACGCGAGCCTGTTCGCCGCTCCGATCCGGATGATTCTGGCCCGCACCGCGAGCGAGGAGCCGCCGCTCCAACTGGAGCACGTGTGGTTCGCGCAGAGCCTGGGCGCCGAGCACTACGAACGGTTCGCGCGACTGGCCGGCACCCGCCCCCGGCAGCTGTACGGCATGACCGAAACAGTCGCGATCGTCAGTGCCGACTCGGGCGCGCACCCCGTCCACGACGTGATCGGCACCCCTGTCGCCGGCCGCCGCATCCGTGTGACGGACCCAGCGAACGGGAACGCGGCGGCACCGGGTGCGACGGGAGAACTCCACGTGCTCGGCACCCCCGGACGCGACCTCTTCGTCGGCTACCTCGACGACGAGGAGACCACTGCCAGGGCCTTCTCCACCGGGCCGGAGGGCACCTGGTTCGCCACCGGCGACCTCGTCTCCCGTGGCGTCGACGGCGTGCTGCGGTTCACCGGCCGCGTCGACGATGTCATCAAGGTGTCGGGCGAGAACGTCAGCCTCACCGAGGTCGAGGCTGCCGTGGCACAGGCCCCCGGTGTCCTGGAGGCAGCGGTCGTCGGTGTGTCCGACCCCCTGCGCGACACGGTCCCCGTCGCCTACGTCGTGGCCCGCGACCCCAACGAGCCACCCCACGCGGAAGACCTGGACGAGTGGGCCGTCCGCAACCTCGCGCCCGCAGCCCGACCACGCGCCTGGCACCTCATCGACGAACTCCCGCGCACCAGTGTCGGCAAGGTCCGACGCTTCCGCGTCGGCAACTGACACCCCACCCACGAGAGCATCCGGAGCACGACAGTGAGCGCACATTCTGCACCACCGAATCCGCACCCCCGCGTCGCCCTGGTCACCGGGGCCGCACAGGGCATCGGCGAAGCAATCGCCCAACGGTTCA
Coding sequences within it:
- a CDS encoding class I adenylate-forming enzyme family protein, with product MNSATFQHTWDSAVRRHTDSPFLVFRAESGEASEWTYGEFDAVVARTAGGLRAAGVSPGSAVHVALRNCPAFVALWLAASRLGACLVPVDPASSPRDIARQVRRVRPAVGVCASAREAVYHEGVSTRVPAVLALAEDARDVNGAETPLFCTERVEKGERVQPDDRLAVMFTSGTTSEPKGVVLTQANYAHVATVMAKVARLRPHHRWHVALPLFHANAQYYCFAPAIAVGASVALSSAFSASGWVPHARELGVTHASLFAAPIRMILARTASEEPPLQLEHVWFAQSLGAEHYERFARLAGTRPRQLYGMTETVAIVSADSGAHPVHDVIGTPVAGRRIRVTDPANGNAAAPGATGELHVLGTPGRDLFVGYLDDEETTARAFSTGPEGTWFATGDLVSRGVDGVLRFTGRVDDVIKVSGENVSLTEVEAAVAQAPGVLEAAVVGVSDPLRDTVPVAYVVARDPNEPPHAEDLDEWAVRNLAPAARPRAWHLIDELPRTSVGKVRRFRVGN
- a CDS encoding MFS transporter; this translates as MPHNPAPEGSRGPALRRIVYASMAGTVVEWYEFFLYATAATLVFGKLFFPPGDSELEGILAAFVTYAVGFAARPLGGLVFGYFGDRFGRKSLLQVSLVLVGVATFGMGCVPSFDAIGYAAPVILVVLRFVQGFAVGGEWGGAVLLVAEHSPDARRGFWSSWPQAAVPVGNILATAVLLLLTSTLSDETFLAWGWRIAFWLSAVIVLIGYYVRTHVTDAPVFQAAQAEAAQRSAEQYGVFEAVRRYPRAVLIAMGLRFAENLMYYLVVTFSITYLSVVVETGTERILRLLLLAHALHFVAVPLAGALTDRIGRRPVYAAGAVLSSGWGFIAFPMMDTAHDGIILAAIAIGLLVHALMYAGQPALMAEMFPTRIRYSGISLGYQVTSIAAGSLAPIVAVALLERFDSSTPIALYLAGASVVTLVAVACARETRGISLAALDRSADSHQRKEARI